AGAGATCGCCGCTCGGGCTGTCCCGCAACATGTCGCCGGTCAGCGGCAGGCTGCCCTCCGGTCCCGGTGCGCTGGACTGTATATCGAATATACCGGGATCGGACTGGCCGACGACGGCCTCGAAGGATAGCAGTGAAGGTGGTTTCATGATGGGAATGCCCCGTTTTCTATTCGTCCGGTGGTCCATGAAGCGTACCAGTTGTCCGGGGTGAGCGCCGGCGGAACGTTTTCAAAATGATAGCGGGTCTCGCCGCCCTGGAATCCCGGCAGGAGCTGGTCCTCGTCGGATTGCATGAGGTCGTCGACGGGCTTGAACCGCGCCCACAGGACTTCCGCTTCCTCCGGACTGAAACGTTCCCCTAGCGGTCTGCCCCATTGCAGGGTCATGGGATGGACCGATTCAATGCCCAGGGTTTCCGGCGCCGTAAGACCGTCCGGGTCCACACAGCGCTGATTGTAGATATGCCGGGCCGTCTTGCTGAGACAGATGGTCGACTTGACGACGCCCTTCTCGCCTCGACCGGGATGGAGGGCATCCAGCGCGCTTCGATAGGCGCCGGCGTCCGCGGCCAGGACCGCGCGCAACGCCGCCTCTCCGTGGTCCATGTATCCGGTGGCGCGCTCGTGCCAGCGCAGGCAGGTATCGCGGGCTGCGGGCGCAAGATGCTCGATCCAGTCCGTCGTATGCCAGTGCGTCAAGCGCGCGAATCCCCCGTGAATGGTGCGGCGCAGTTTCGTGGAGTAATTGCTCCCCCAGTGGAGTATGGGGAGAATGTAGACGACGCCGTCCCCCGCCTGAAGTCTGGTCTGCACGCCGCCCGGGACCGGCGACCTCGGATCCCTGGACATGGACGCGTTCTCCTCGGGCGTGTTGCGCCGGA
This DNA window, taken from Gemmatimonadota bacterium, encodes the following:
- a CDS encoding phytanoyl-CoA dioxygenase family protein codes for the protein MIRVDRDRFLEEGFLILRGVIPPRDLEALRCSYEILVDRQRRIWTDMAARGKAPADVWRSSTQLRLNITRPPDLGDRETAAAFEFWLHENTQGVSSVLLAEDDAPPTEMMLMCNPVSDHGPARWHRDFYPPLNCPLMAYADDILESGPRYVQWNVPLYDDAVLWVVPGSHVRRNTPEENASMSRDPRSPVPGGVQTRLQAGDGVVYILPILHWGSNYSTKLRRTIHGGFARLTHWHTTDWIEHLAPAARDTCLRWHERATGYMDHGEAALRAVLAADAGAYRSALDALHPGRGEKGVVKSTICLSKTARHIYNQRCVDPDGLTAPETLGIESVHPMTLQWGRPLGERFSPEEAEVLWARFKPVDDLMQSDEDQLLPGFQGGETRYHFENVPPALTPDNWYASWTTGRIENGAFPS